Proteins from a genomic interval of Marinitoga sp. 1197:
- a CDS encoding ABC transporter ATP-binding protein: MKDPILKVNNLHTYFDTEDGEVRAVRGVSFEVHEGETLAIVGESGSGKSVTSLSIMRLLDENGRIADGEIIYKGTDISKIPEDDMRHIRGKEIAMIFQEPMTALNPVFTVGDQIIEMIMLHMGMDAKSARERAIDLLRKVGIPEPEKRVDQYPHELSGGMRQRAMIAMALSCNPKVLIADEPTTALDVTIQAQILELMKELQKEYGMAIIFITHDLGVVAEMSDKAAVMYAGKVVEYGDIVSVFKRPKNPYTWGLMQSIPKLNDEVDRLMSIPGTVPNPRKFPKGCGFSNRCFLAKEKCKDEMPELIEVEAGHYSRCFYIEELEKEVEKTRAGGK, translated from the coding sequence ATGAAAGACCCAATATTAAAGGTCAATAATTTACATACATATTTTGATACAGAAGATGGTGAAGTAAGAGCTGTAAGAGGTGTGTCATTCGAAGTGCATGAAGGAGAAACATTGGCAATTGTTGGAGAATCAGGTTCTGGTAAATCTGTAACCTCATTAAGTATAATGAGATTGTTAGATGAAAATGGAAGAATAGCAGATGGAGAAATAATATATAAAGGAACAGATATAAGTAAAATTCCTGAAGATGATATGAGACATATCAGGGGAAAAGAAATAGCAATGATATTCCAGGAACCAATGACAGCATTAAATCCTGTATTTACAGTTGGAGATCAAATAATAGAAATGATAATGTTGCATATGGGCATGGATGCAAAATCTGCAAGAGAAAGAGCAATAGATTTATTAAGAAAGGTTGGAATACCAGAACCTGAAAAGCGTGTCGATCAATATCCGCACGAATTATCAGGTGGAATGAGACAAAGAGCAATGATAGCAATGGCATTATCCTGTAACCCGAAAGTATTAATAGCAGATGAACCAACAACAGCGCTCGATGTTACAATACAGGCTCAAATATTGGAATTAATGAAAGAATTGCAAAAAGAATATGGAATGGCAATAATATTTATTACACATGATCTTGGTGTAGTAGCAGAAATGTCAGATAAAGCAGCTGTAATGTATGCTGGAAAAGTAGTAGAATATGGAGATATAGTATCGGTATTTAAAAGACCAAAAAATCCATATACATGGGGATTGATGCAATCAATACCAAAATTGAATGATGAAGTTGACAGATTAATGTCAATTCCAGGAACAGTTCCAAATCCAAGAAAATTTCCAAAAGGATGTGGATTTTCTAATAGATGTTTCCTTGCAAAGGAAAAATGTAAAGATGAAATGCCAGAATTGATTGAAGTAGAAGCTGGACATTATTCAAGATGCTTCTATATTG